The window ctttccaagttgttgaagatgatgacgaacagttgtatggtttgaactttattgccaattcttcaaatgataatgcaggattttcttcaagtaatgcctcaaggagcttatcatcaaactcaactggatgtcctgtttgatcttcatcttcaaggctgaaatctccacttctgaattttgcaaaccatcttcttcAAATCTTTTCAtccaagcattctttcccataaactgaatgtatgtttcgagtcgcttcgactgcagagtttccttttttgtactcataaagcattatttgCTTTAAATGCTCTTTCgctacttccatgttagaaagggttttcatcaaagaaattttaattctattattctttaaaataatatttaattagtttaaatgtacacaaatacataaaaataatttttaattccattagacattctaaaatactattgaatttcattcaattttagaaaaggtaaaattggacagaacttatgggacgaCCTGATATTTTATGTAGTGTAAATTTAACTTTCGATTTACAAATGTAATTTTCTGCGTAGTTTTAAATGCTTTGTGCATCAAATATATTATAGCACTCGCACGTATTAGCTGCACAttcatatattgcatatacacatgcgggaatacatacatatgtatatgttcatacataaatacatataaaattattaaaacatattttgaaaCATAATTTACATATTTTGATCTTATATTCATTGCTCTGTCTAATACCGCTCCATTTACTAACAAATCATTGCCATTTATACAACAATAACTCCTAGTTATATTGCACAGTGAGAAGACCGTAATCTTTATTCATATCTTGTCAATATGATATTATCTATCGTAATAATTGAAATGTAAGCCGCTTGTCCTGCCACGTCTGGTAATATTACACCAAGTAAATGATACAATAATCCTCTTTCAATCCCAGTGATGGATTCTTAGCTGAAGGCCATTCTTATACATTGTTTTCGCTAATGGATGTCTCCGAGCAGTATTCAGTTGAGACGCCTTCTCATATAAACAGATAAAATTTACACGGAAATCATCAGTAGACCAAACGATAATGGCGAATTGCATTCTAATATATTTCTCATAAATACAGAACCGTAGTAATTTTTCATTCAAAATGCAGTATACAACcaactgaataaatatatataagtcttaACATATTAAAGCAAATTTCAAAgtttatatgtatttcaaaatagaTTATTCGTAATTCTTAATATAAGAATTGCACGCTTATACATACAGAACGCAATACAAATAGAGAGTTACAATAATTCATATAGTTTTaagacacgcaagcacacacacacacgcacacacacacacacacgtgcgcgcgcgcgcacacacacacacacacacagaggcgcgcgtgcacgcacactcacaaacacacacacatgcacatatatgtatgtacgtatttatgtatgtatatgcatattttatgtatacgtataagtatacacacagacacatatatgaaggtatgtatttatatatataaatatatatatatatatatatatatatatatatatatatatatatatatatatgtgtgtgtgtgtgtgtgtatgtgtgtgtgtgtgtgtgcaagtatacatatacatggatggatgaatatacacatgcagacaatgcacacaaacacagacgcatgtatacatacgcattgCAACTGTTTTATTATTATGCTATCatgtattatgaaatatattgatGCATATCACTTTATCCGATTTACAGAAAACTCCAATAATGGTTGTACATATAAGCACTGTCTAAGTCGACGGTTATAGACAGATGCTCAGTTATTACTGAAATACCTACACAGGATTGAAACCGATGTAGCTGATTCCTCTTATGTGTGTCCACAGAGAGTTCTTTATATCTATTGTCTAtgtaatttcaatttaatttatgtTCATGGAATTGGCTGAAATCTCACATTTCTTCTATAGTACATTTCTATCAAGTTCGCATTCTATGCTGCACTGGGAGAACATTTATAAAATTGATTTGCCTCAATCTGATCTGAATAGagcaaaaaaagagatatcaaaaatgttttaacgcttagatgtatgcatgttgttTATCAAATGTGGTCTCGGAGGATCGACAAAGGGAAATGTTGCCTTTCACTATGTAAATTAGACGCCCAGTGCTGCAGCATGTATTGTGAagttatactatatattatacatttgaaATAGTCTTATTCatagaaacaaataaatcaaattaaacaTATAGCAATGATGGGTGATGTACTAGAAGTAATATACCCAGATCAGACAATATatgaggggtgttcattaaagatttcctctGAATCACTTCTGGTTATTGCAGGAAACAGAACTTGTACAAGTATAATTATGCATTCCCTACGTCACATTGCAAAATGCAACTTTCCACAAGAATTAGTTTGTCTTTtacggctgctgaagtggactaaggtgttataatggagCAGTTGAATGCACATCtgtgatcaggttcttatacttgaaagaGATCCGGTTCTTACACTTCGATGAGAtaaaagaagtttatggtgacgaTGCACCATCATACGACGTAATCAAGCACTGGAAtcgccagttcaaatgtggtcggACATCGGTGGAAACTGCTGCTATTCATGGACGACAACATCCCGCCACTGATGTCAACACAATACATAAAATGGTAGTCGCCACTTTGGAGGATCACCGCATAACTATTCGGCAACtagcccaagaagtgaagataagtgtagggtCCGTGGGAAAAATCATTTATGACCATTTGAACATGCGGAAGTTGTCTGTGCGATGGATTCTCCGAATGCTCACAGTTCAGAAACAAGAATGAGTCAATTGTTCCCAGGCTCTTTTGGCAATATGCCAAGTAAACGAAGTGAACTTTTACGTCAGACTTATCAcacatgggtccatcactatgatcctgagactaGAGTCCACTCGATGCAATGGAAACATGGtaactcaccacctccaaagaaggtTCGTGTCCAACCGTCAGCAGGCAAGTTGAtgttcacagtcttctgggaccagcaCGGAGTaatgatgatggattttctggcaaagggcaccacAATTAACGGGGCATGTTATacttctctgctgcagaaatttCGGCACGTCATCAAAGCAGGGAGGCGTGGCACACTGTCCAAAGGAGTCCACCCCCTTCAAGACAACGCCCTAGTTCATAATGCGCATGTTGCCTGGATGTAAGCACACTCCCGGGGCTATGAAATCCTTTCTCATCTCCCTTACTCTCTCGATCTCgcaccatctgacttccacctctttcctACTATGAAGTCCTTTTTGAAGGAGAAGTATTTtcggatgatgatgaacttatttccgagGTAAAGTCTTAGCTCCAGACGCAACCTACCGACTTCTACAGACGAGTTCTTCACATCTGCATAAAGCGATAggagaagtgtgtcaccattggtggAGGCTATGTAGAGAAGGACTACTAATTATGCCAAGTTTCGGTTATCCCAGTCCTTGGGAAGAGAGTCAGGTGAATTCTTTATTTAGCTCAGGTAGTtacactttttttaaaacattgtgcAACGGTAATTTTGACTGACATCATTATCAAGTGCACTTGTATCTTATTGAGGATGAAATTTTAAGTAGTCCATTTCGTTGAACCAAATTCAACGAGAATAattcaaatatgtgtatatataataatataacaataagcTTTTTGTATACTGTGTATACACCACAACTATTCGGAGACGGGTAAAAGTAGGGTGCAGAAACAAAATACAATGTCTTTCCCAGTAGTATCACAAACGATCTCTGGTTATCCTCATGAAGTTCAGTAAAACATTACAATaataggaaatataattaatgtatcATTAGAACAATGCTTAATTAATGATTCTTTgtgcaataggcacaaggcctgaattttgcgGTGTGGGGactagtcgagtacatcgatTCAAATgtttacctggtacttattttaccgaccctgaaaggatgaagggcaaagtggatctcagcggaatttacactcagaatgtaaagacggacgaactgccgctaagcattttgtccggcatgctaacaattctgaaagCTTGTTGCCTTATTCTTAACTAAAGATAAGCTAACGATGGTCAACATTGTAGTTCTAATAATACATTAGTGGAAGGCGGCAAGCCGGCAGAATAGTTAGTACATTGGGgaaactgcttagcagcatttctccaGACACTACGTTTTGACTTCTAATTTCAcgaaggtagactttgcctttcatgtttttcggtgtcgataaaataattaccgatTGAATGTCGATGGTATCGAATGTACTCCTCCTCTAAAACTGCTGATCTcgtaccaaattttgaaaccaataatacagCTTTAGTGGGCGAAATATAAAAATTTCCCTGGAGAAAAGATTATAGCAAATACGCTTTATTATAGACGCAGTTATAGTACATCTCACATCGAAATTGATTATTGTGTCCATACAGTAAAAAATCACCTCCCATGTGTAACAGTGAGGTGAAAATCGCTTAATTACATATGGGAAACTATCTGTTCCACCAAACAATTAGCGGACAAAAACATTGTTTCTAGAAACGTTTCAAAtctgaaaacaagaaaagaaggaaactccaataaattaattgaaattttgtgAAAACATAGAAAATCCAATGTTTATGTCTACGTCTCAGAGCAATTGCGAATGTCTTTATACAGTGAGGTGAAAATCGTTCAATTAAAAACGAGAAACTATCTGTTCCACCAAACAATTAGTGGACAAAAACGTTGTCTATAGAAACgtttcaaatttgaaaacaagaagagaagaTGACTCCAATAAAGCTAATTGACAttttataaaaacagaaaattcaaTGTATATGTCCATATCTAAGATCAATTTCCAGTATTATTATTGGCCtcattaaagtggcaagctggcaggatcgttaggaCGCATAAGGGAAAAATgcataacggtatttcgtccgtctttacactgagttcaaactccgcaaATGTCGATTTTGCAttccatccttttgaggttgataaaataaataccagtcacatactggtgtcgataaaatcggcttgcccccacccctaaaatttcgggcagtatgtctatattagaaagtattattattttctattaacgaagacggtgagctggcagaatcgttggcacgttgGACAAAAGTGCTTAGTGCAGTTATTCCGGCTGATTACATTCTGAATCCAAATCCCGTCGAGGTTGAAATTGCCATTCaccctttcggggacgataaattaagtaccttttCAACACGGGAGCCAATATAACCGATTAGCTCTCGtcaaaaatttctgaccttgtactTGTAGTAgaaagcattgttattattaaggtgacgagcTAGCTAAATCATCGACACGTCGAAAAAATGCctggcggcatttcttctgacttattatgatattctgagttcaaattctaccgagttcaactttgcgtTTCTTATTTCGGGGCCGCTAAAATAAAGGACtattgagtactagggtcgacgtaatagacttgtcccctcccctcaaaactgctaacCATATGCCAAAAATAGAAAgacttatttatctgtttatcaatCACAAGCAGAGACACATCTTTCTCTGTAAATTTCTCCGtggtacataaatattatataaatatgtttcattGCTGTTGATTTATTTCAGTGGTATTGTACTAGCTTTACTACCATCTTGAACCAAATCTACCTCGACAGATCAGATCTATAATCGAAATCTTTCTAACCATGATTATACTACTCACATTTACTAGGCACAtttaccacaactacaaccacattATACAATAATTTCGTTGTTTTTAAGATGATACGGTATGATTTGCAGGAGACTTCGACACTAATTTTTGCAACTAGTCGAACGACTATGTAGAAGAACAATCGTTGGATCGACTTCTCAGTTGTGTTTTAATTTATCATCGACATTATGAGTCCTATCTCAATATCTtccaaaatatcttttatctttgagtCCTATCTCAATATGTTCTTccaacatatcttttatcttttactagtttcagtcagtgAACTGAGACCATGCTGGAACTCTGCCtgtaagggttttagtcaaacaatccGATTCCActacttaatttttttaagtctggcacttattctatcgatctctttttccaaaccgctaagCTATGGGATGTGAAGAAACCCACTCCGATTGTCAAGCACTGGGAGGGCATAaggacattcatacacacacacacacacacacaaacacatacacacacacactcatataacaccacccatatatatacatatatatatgtatatatatgcacatatatatatatatacatacatatatatatatgtgtgtgtgtgtgtgcgatgggctttccgcctaccaaattcactcacaagacattggtcagcatGGGGATATCGTCTTTATTACACAGCCATATGGATAACTCGAAAAAATATCTAAGAAATCTAAGAAAACACAGCGGTTTCCATAAAAACTGTATAAACTCGGAACGTCCTCCACCAACACCATTGCACTAACTAGAACTTCCATCCAACAATCAAAATCATTGATGTTATTCCGCAGTGTAACATTGTTTTATTGAACAAGCTGGAAAGTTCCTCTTGTGGtagaataacataaaatatagcCATAATTTATTGATTAGGTCATTGAATCAGTGATGCTGGTCATAATTTGGTTCAAATAGGCAGATATCCGCTAGGCATGAATGCGTTCCACAATAATAATTCGAACAGTCACTTTTTGTTGTTTgcgaacaaaacaaaagaattttagTAAATATCTAAGAAAATTCGTACGTATTGTCGAGAaacttacagaataaaattaacttCCGATCATTTTGTTTGGAAGAACCATCATTAAATGTTTTGAGTGAGCCAACATCACATCGTTTGAACACGCTTCTATTgggtcactcaacttgctaggaatagcagctaaatttcctcaAATTCACAGCCTACCGTCTTACGATAGAGAGCGTAGTTCTAGatgtacaatatataaaaaaaaaatagagagaaaatgatCGGAAACTAGTGACAAtgatttttgaaaattgttatttCGTTAGTTGTTGGCGTTATTAATATTACATCAACTCTCATCCAGCAAATATCAAAATCTTCCCAACCATAACGAGTACGTCTTTGTTACACGTAAGCTCTACGACCATGTACAGTATCCAATGTAATCTACGCTTATTTAAGACGAtggaatgtgatttgagggaacttATGCTAATATTTCACGAAGGTCGAGTGACCCGATAGGGGATAGAGTTCTAAATTTACATTTCAAACGATTgaaaagcaaaacattttattgtttttataagcaCTTTATATTTATTACTTGTGGTTCCCACTAGCTATGGCTTTTAATGCGAGATAGATAACCACCCCCCTCACAAAACGAGGTTTGATTTGAATTtcgaatttgaaattaaggaatacaAGGAAGATAATGCatagcatttttctttttatctatcatGGAGTTCTTAAATTTTCTAGTCAGTGATAAATATGTATAACACGAtttcattcattttagaaatCTTCAGCATGGTTTAACCTGTAAAAGCCACTAATGAGTACGGTAAGTTATAAGTTGTGTTCCATGAAACCTTTAGGTCCAGGTGTGCAATcctgtttatgttatatatgtgagaCATATATTAGACACTACACACTTCTGACATAAATATCTCAGGACAAAATGCAGTATAGTCAGCTGTCACTCGCATGCATTTACTGTTTGGTAGCATGTACAATAATTTCGATAATTGGTTTAGGTGTCTACGAAGTCGTGAGGAGACATAGATACTCTCTCAGTTTTTTTCTCACTAGATCTAGCGGAATATCTTGGGTGTAAATGctggagagagcgagagaactGCACCAGCACTTGCATCGTAATCATTACAGCTCAGTTGACTGAAGCAATGTAAAattaagtatcttgctcaaggacatgacCCGctgcctgatccaggaattgaatccACATTTTATGGCCATGAGTTTAATACCCTAGGCATTAGGCCACAATCTTCCACATAAGAGAGTCACCAACTGCTTATCTGGAAGAAAGCGTTTTCCTGATGCATAGCTAGATGGTTTTATAATATCTAAGCCATTGCTTTATCTGCGACGAATTGTAAGAATATACGAAATTGCTGGTACAGGATTCGAGcgtaatttttttgaaaataaaattataggcACATTTGTTTCTTGAGGTTACATCCCTAAATTCCGTACACTGAAAACTGTTCTGCAATTTTTTCTGGTTCCCTTTGTTTACCAAGCCTGTAGAATGCTCAAAACAGTTATCTGTACCAGTAGCCTTATCGGACGAGACTAAGCAGACCAGAGTGCTCTTGAAATTTTTCTATCGTCATTGAGCTTCACCAAGTCGTTGTTTACAGGAATCTGTGAGAGTATTTCTGTTGTGTTATCACTGATCATTCAGAGTTCAACATTGATTTAGTGTGATCGGTTGTTCATCCCATTAGTATTTCAGAATGAATAAAAGACAACTACTGCATGAAAAGCAATAACGAAATTGATGCTAACATATTTAAGGCATGGAACATTAAGAacctaattaaaaataattatacgaTGAGGAATACAAGCTGTATTAGACAATGActacaattattttctttatttctgctgTATCATGGCCAGAATTGTTTCCTATACTTGCGtcaaaaaatggaaatattgcttttctgttttgttttattttctttctttttactgcaTGTTTATTGCCAGTTTGATTTTTAA of the Octopus sinensis linkage group LG1, ASM634580v1, whole genome shotgun sequence genome contains:
- the LOC115224683 gene encoding protein GVQW3-like; the protein is MAAPQWKVRQAQASYPPAEIKIQSRRFLYLKEIRFLHFDEIKEVYGDDAPSYDVIKHWNRQFKCGRTSVETAAIHGRQHPATDVNTIHKMVVATLEDHRITIRQLAQEVKISVGSVGKIIYDHLNMRKLSVRWILRMLTVQKQE